One window of the Lytechinus pictus isolate F3 Inbred chromosome 5, Lp3.0, whole genome shotgun sequence genome contains the following:
- the LOC135154303 gene encoding E3 ubiquitin ligase TRIM40-like — translation MDSHQDLKSMYAKLVESLNCPICQGVLKDARDLECGHTFCVACLGELVAIKGWTSYIQCCLCQRKTSFPSGGVNALKQNYKLNCILDEQASILTKMEAPDVAVAVTSGQQDSPEAPLQIWVRDLEGKSQSFLVRTSDTADALKQQVEKKIGIPPNVQRLIFRSKQLEGSTTLDEYGIGLHSTIELTIPLKGGKVIL, via the exons ATGGACAGTCATCAAGATCTCAAATCGATGTACGCAAAGCTCGTAGAGAGCCTCAACTGTCCTATCTGCCAAGGAGTTCTTAAAGACGCCAGGGATCTAGAATGTGGCCATACATTTTGCGTGGCATGTCTAGGAGAGCTTGTAGCTATAAAAG GTTGGACATCTTACATCCAATGCTGTCTCTGCCAGAGGAAGACGAGTTTTCCTTCCGGCGGTGTAAACGCTCTGAAACAGAACTACAAACTCAACTGTATCCTGGACGAACAGGCGTCCATCTTGACGAAAATGGAAGCTCCGGACGTAGCCGTTGCTGTAACATCGGGACAGCAAGATTCACCAGAAGCACCACTGCAGATCTGGGTGCGTGACCTCGAAGGCAAGTCGCAGTCCTTTCTAGTTCGCACGTCGGACACGGCAGACGCCCTCAAGCAACAGGTCGAGAAAAAGATTGGCATTCCACCCAATGTTCAGCGTTTGATTTTCCGGAGCAAGCAGCTCGAAGGCTCGACCACTTTGGATGAGTACGGCATAGGGCTACATTCTACCATCGAGCTTACCATTCCTCTTAAAGGGGGAAAAGTGATCCTATGA